The following coding sequences lie in one Myxococcus xanthus genomic window:
- a CDS encoding ABC transporter ATP-binding protein — protein MGLIQNPPLSHASLRRVLALARPEWRLLLLGTCFLFIGSAGGLLFPQAIRVILDEALTTATLEMVNDTTLWMLGVCLIQSVAIGLRFAFFNIAGERIVSDLRELLYRSLLEQEIAFFDQHRTGGLTSRLSTDTALIQGAVSTHIAIMLRNATTLIGGLALLLYTSPRLTLVMLAVVPPVTLGALFYGRKARQLARDAQAAVAEANEIAAESLYGIQTVQAFVAEDAERRSYGRAIGKALALARTRIVSSGFFMGGTGFTGLASTLLVFWYGTHMVVSGDITVGGLTSFLMYTLMVVMAVGALSELWAEFMKAGGATERVFELIDRTPAISVNGGERPASMEGHLRVRDVSFSYPTRRDVPVLQGLDLDVAPGEVVALVGHSGAGKSTVASMLMRFYDPDKGAILVDGTDLRTLDVRWLRQNIGIVSQEPTLFSGSIADNIRYGRTDATDAEVEAAARVANAHDFVSRFPEGYRTRVGERGIQLSGGQKQRVAIARAVLKDPRLLILDEATSALDSESEHLVKEALDRLMVGRTTLIIAHRLSTVAGVDRIFVLDQGRVVQHGNHEALITQDGLYKRLVERQFIAA, from the coding sequence ATGGGCTTGATTCAGAATCCGCCGCTGAGCCACGCATCCCTTCGTCGCGTCCTGGCACTGGCTCGTCCCGAGTGGAGGCTGCTCTTGCTCGGTACGTGCTTCCTCTTCATCGGGAGCGCGGGAGGCCTGCTCTTCCCACAGGCCATCCGGGTCATCCTCGACGAAGCATTGACCACCGCCACGCTCGAGATGGTGAACGACACCACCCTGTGGATGCTGGGGGTGTGTCTCATCCAGTCGGTGGCCATCGGGCTGCGCTTCGCCTTCTTCAACATCGCGGGTGAGCGCATTGTCAGCGACCTGCGGGAGCTGCTGTATCGCAGCTTGCTGGAGCAGGAGATTGCGTTCTTCGACCAGCACCGCACTGGCGGCCTCACCAGCCGGCTGTCCACGGACACCGCCCTCATCCAGGGCGCCGTCAGTACGCACATCGCCATCATGCTCCGCAACGCGACCACGTTGATTGGAGGGCTGGCGCTGCTGCTCTACACCTCGCCCCGGTTGACGCTCGTCATGTTGGCGGTCGTCCCCCCCGTGACGCTGGGGGCGCTGTTCTACGGCCGCAAGGCCCGACAGCTCGCGCGAGACGCCCAGGCCGCGGTGGCCGAAGCCAATGAAATCGCCGCCGAGTCACTCTATGGCATTCAGACCGTCCAGGCCTTCGTCGCCGAAGACGCGGAGCGCCGGAGCTATGGCCGTGCCATCGGCAAGGCCCTGGCGCTGGCGCGCACGAGAATCGTCTCCTCGGGCTTCTTCATGGGAGGAACGGGCTTCACCGGCCTGGCGTCGACCCTGCTCGTCTTCTGGTACGGCACGCACATGGTCGTTTCGGGCGACATCACGGTGGGTGGACTGACCTCCTTCCTGATGTACACGCTGATGGTCGTCATGGCCGTCGGCGCCCTGAGCGAGCTGTGGGCGGAGTTCATGAAGGCAGGAGGCGCCACCGAGCGCGTCTTCGAGCTCATCGACCGTACGCCCGCCATCTCCGTCAACGGCGGCGAGCGGCCCGCGAGCATGGAAGGCCACCTGCGCGTCCGCGACGTCAGCTTCAGCTACCCCACGCGCCGGGACGTGCCCGTCCTCCAAGGCCTGGATCTGGACGTCGCCCCCGGTGAAGTCGTGGCGCTGGTGGGACACTCGGGCGCGGGCAAGTCGACTGTCGCCTCGATGTTGATGCGCTTCTACGATCCGGACAAGGGGGCCATCCTCGTCGATGGGACGGACCTGCGAACGCTCGACGTCCGCTGGCTCCGTCAGAACATCGGCATCGTGTCGCAGGAGCCCACGCTCTTCTCGGGCAGCATCGCCGACAACATCCGCTACGGACGCACCGACGCCACCGATGCGGAAGTGGAAGCCGCGGCCCGCGTCGCCAATGCCCACGACTTCGTGAGCCGGTTTCCAGAAGGCTACCGCACGCGCGTCGGCGAGCGGGGCATCCAGCTCTCGGGAGGACAGAAGCAGCGCGTCGCCATTGCCCGCGCGGTCCTCAAGGATCCACGGCTGCTCATCCTGGACGAAGCCACCAGCGCGCTGGACTCCGAAAGCGAGCACCTGGTCAAGGAGGCGCTGGACCGGCTCATGGTGGGACGCACCACCCTCATCATCGCCCACCGCCTGTCCACCGTGGCAGGCGTCGACCGCATCTTCGTGCTGGACCAGGGCCGCGTCGTCCAGCACGGAAACCACGAGGCGCTCATCACCCAGGACGGCCTCTACAAGCGCCTCGTGGAACGGCAGTTCATCGCCGCCTGA
- a CDS encoding MBL fold metallo-hydrolase produces MQTFIEHLGHTSFVIQRGPLRVLIDPVLVLRELEFRQPACPAWFFDDLSSVDAVFFSHAHDDHLHPPSLLGLREDVALYFLDRPKPGAAPESSARAILTALGFRNLHPFLEGDVVELAQDLRIHILPAQCSGEGEEQCALLVETPDVLALDAVDVTDSPRTREALEAFRGRVDVAFVPTGASVQWQGFWNQMDSVGALAFCDWLKPARIATCGGTLSMAGRPREDRLERYPVDRAHWMAAAVTRAHDSALLPWKPPYRLVYGEHVLERCALLQPGRRFEPARGQRRPQALLTTFFTGYHPGKPIQRWGWGDSNDLVRWLEPFEAIREVLRASTRDLRYLLERCQVSVNKTPAAVLVPRTLRCLVEGKAFELAARLVSLLPSKVSEPTDMDAGYFAAVEAALQCEPALEDPLREDLAACLWMDRGLFHIQCMSRRMKELARRDERTEALRASHLSVLRDSLHQRRPVLGPYHLRVTRDLARLLDARPLSPETSEVLCYASPAGIRYQPLSTLEALLLDQCDGRTVAEMVGDVSAALSLPHDDVRSAIFTFLSHLTHESPLVLDWSH; encoded by the coding sequence GTGCAGACTTTCATCGAGCACCTGGGCCACACCTCTTTTGTCATTCAGCGCGGTCCTCTGAGGGTTCTCATCGACCCGGTGCTGGTGCTGCGGGAGCTGGAGTTTCGGCAGCCTGCGTGTCCCGCGTGGTTCTTCGATGACCTGTCGTCGGTGGACGCGGTTTTCTTCTCCCACGCGCACGACGACCATCTCCATCCACCCAGCCTGTTGGGGCTGCGCGAAGACGTCGCCCTCTACTTCCTCGACAGGCCGAAGCCGGGCGCGGCACCCGAGTCGAGCGCTCGCGCGATTCTCACGGCGCTGGGCTTTCGCAATCTCCATCCCTTCCTGGAGGGGGACGTCGTCGAACTGGCCCAGGACCTGCGCATCCACATCCTTCCCGCGCAGTGCTCCGGGGAGGGCGAGGAGCAATGTGCCCTGCTGGTGGAGACGCCGGATGTGCTGGCGCTGGACGCGGTGGACGTGACGGATTCGCCCCGGACGCGCGAAGCGCTGGAGGCCTTCCGGGGCCGGGTTGATGTCGCCTTCGTTCCCACGGGGGCCTCGGTCCAGTGGCAGGGCTTCTGGAATCAGATGGACTCCGTGGGAGCGCTCGCGTTCTGCGACTGGTTGAAGCCAGCGCGTATCGCGACCTGTGGGGGCACGCTGTCCATGGCGGGGCGGCCGCGGGAAGACCGCCTGGAGCGCTACCCGGTCGACCGGGCGCATTGGATGGCCGCCGCGGTCACGCGCGCTCATGACTCGGCGCTCCTGCCCTGGAAGCCCCCTTATCGGCTCGTCTATGGCGAGCACGTCCTGGAGCGCTGCGCGCTGCTGCAGCCCGGCCGTCGTTTCGAACCGGCGCGGGGGCAGCGGCGCCCTCAGGCCCTGTTGACGACCTTCTTCACGGGATATCACCCGGGCAAACCCATTCAGCGTTGGGGATGGGGAGACAGCAACGACCTCGTGCGTTGGCTGGAGCCGTTCGAGGCCATCCGGGAAGTGCTTCGCGCATCCACCCGCGACCTGCGCTACTTGCTGGAGCGGTGCCAGGTGTCCGTCAACAAGACCCCCGCGGCGGTCCTGGTGCCCCGGACGCTCCGCTGCCTCGTGGAGGGCAAGGCCTTCGAGCTCGCGGCGAGGCTGGTCTCGCTCCTCCCGTCGAAGGTCTCGGAGCCCACGGACATGGATGCTGGCTACTTCGCCGCTGTCGAAGCCGCGCTTCAGTGCGAGCCGGCGCTCGAGGATCCGCTGCGGGAGGACCTGGCGGCCTGCCTGTGGATGGACCGGGGCCTGTTCCACATTCAGTGCATGTCACGCCGGATGAAGGAACTGGCCCGCCGTGACGAGCGCACCGAGGCGCTTCGCGCGAGCCACCTGTCGGTCCTGCGTGACAGCCTCCATCAGCGCCGCCCGGTGTTGGGGCCCTACCACCTGCGAGTCACGCGAGACCTGGCGCGGCTGCTGGACGCGCGCCCGCTGTCGCCGGAGACGTCCGAGGTCCTCTGTTACGCGAGCCCGGCGGGCATCCGCTATCAGCCGCTGTCGACGCTCGAGGCGCTCCTGCTGGACCAATGTGACGGACGCACGGTCGCCGAGATGGTCGGCGACGTGAGCGCGGCCCTCTCCCTGCCTCACGACGACGTCCGGTCAGCCATCTTCACGTTCCTGTCCCATCTGACGCACGAGTCGCCGTTGGTGCTCGACTGGAGTCACTGA
- a CDS encoding ABC transporter permease, whose amino-acid sequence MDTIRQDIRFGARLLLKSPTFTLVAMMTLALGIGASTAIFSVVNSIWLQPMRFPHEERLVMVWDSLPKAGVERSETSLATLEDWTAQAGVFEHVAGIVPRSLNLGGALQPERLQAFRVGAALFPALEARPSLGRAFSAEEDRVGGEAVVVLSDGLWRRRFGGAPTVLGESVTLDGAPYTVVGVMPKSFDFPPGAEAWVPLAPTQAELDARGDRKVRVVGRLKPGFSVSMAEDALRVLAGQLAERYPDTDSERTVRLTSVREAYLGPLRPLLITLAGAVGFVLLIGCANVASLLLARAAARRRELAIRGALGASPTRLMVQALTESVLLSLLGGGLGILGALWGTHMIATMLPPGLAERLPGWQSIQVDGGALLFCVGLSAITGVLFGLAPAFQMSRQNPLEAMREGAGATAGRKSIRSALVTAEVALALMLVVGASLMLRSLYQLQGTSPGFAAERVFYFDVTLPETKYPTDAERVRFFHALQERLSSMPGAQAVSAASLPPISRRSQSSNIYLEGQPKPLPGQLPEASQRVISPGYFRTMGIPLHEGRDFNALDVEDAPRVAMINSALARRFWPGESPLGKRFFTGGTEPWEVIGVVGDVRTLWRGQVRSSVPEFYLPLAQAPRDAMVMMVTVGGTGAAASSLALSLREGMASLDPEQPPPSPRPLEELIAESFGSRHLLAALLGFFACVALLLAAGGVYGIMAYSVTQRRTEIGVRMALGAREGSIFWLILSQALRLAGLGVIIGSVLALVLARGLSKLLFEVSPADPLVFLGTACVLLFVALVAGYVPAWRAARVPPSMAMREE is encoded by the coding sequence ATGGATACAATTCGTCAGGACATCCGGTTTGGCGCCAGGTTGTTGCTCAAGAGTCCGACGTTCACCCTGGTCGCGATGATGACGCTGGCGCTGGGGATTGGCGCGAGCACGGCGATATTCAGCGTGGTCAACTCCATCTGGCTGCAGCCCATGCGTTTCCCGCATGAGGAGCGTCTGGTGATGGTGTGGGACTCGCTTCCCAAGGCGGGTGTCGAGCGGAGCGAGACGTCCCTGGCGACGCTGGAGGACTGGACCGCGCAGGCGGGGGTCTTCGAGCACGTGGCGGGGATTGTCCCGCGGAGCTTGAACCTGGGCGGCGCGCTGCAGCCGGAGCGGCTTCAGGCGTTTCGGGTGGGTGCCGCGCTGTTCCCCGCGCTGGAGGCGAGGCCCTCGCTGGGCAGGGCGTTCTCCGCGGAAGAAGACCGCGTGGGTGGCGAGGCGGTGGTGGTGCTGTCGGACGGGTTGTGGCGGCGCCGGTTTGGTGGCGCGCCCACCGTGCTGGGTGAGTCCGTGACGCTGGATGGTGCGCCCTACACGGTCGTGGGCGTGATGCCGAAGAGCTTCGACTTCCCGCCTGGCGCCGAAGCCTGGGTGCCGCTCGCGCCGACGCAGGCGGAGCTGGATGCGCGCGGGGACCGGAAGGTGCGGGTGGTGGGCCGCCTCAAGCCTGGCTTCTCCGTGTCGATGGCGGAGGACGCCCTGCGGGTCCTCGCGGGGCAACTGGCGGAGCGGTACCCCGACACGGATTCGGAGCGCACCGTGCGGCTGACGTCCGTGCGCGAGGCCTACCTGGGGCCCTTGAGGCCGCTGCTCATCACCCTGGCGGGCGCGGTGGGCTTCGTATTGCTCATCGGGTGCGCGAACGTCGCGAGCCTGCTGCTGGCGCGCGCGGCGGCCCGGCGGCGGGAGCTGGCCATTCGTGGGGCACTGGGGGCGAGCCCGACGCGCCTGATGGTCCAGGCCCTGACCGAGAGCGTCTTGCTGTCGCTCCTGGGAGGGGGATTGGGAATCCTGGGCGCGCTGTGGGGCACGCACATGATTGCAACCATGCTGCCGCCCGGGTTGGCGGAGCGCCTGCCTGGGTGGCAATCCATCCAGGTGGATGGAGGGGCGCTGCTGTTCTGTGTCGGGCTGTCCGCCATCACCGGGGTGCTGTTTGGTCTGGCGCCCGCGTTCCAGATGTCGCGGCAGAACCCGCTGGAGGCGATGCGGGAGGGGGCGGGCGCCACGGCGGGGCGAAAGAGCATCCGCTCGGCCCTGGTGACGGCGGAGGTGGCCCTGGCCTTGATGCTGGTCGTCGGCGCGAGCCTGATGCTTCGGAGCCTCTACCAACTCCAGGGGACCTCACCCGGCTTCGCCGCCGAACGCGTGTTCTACTTCGACGTCACGCTGCCGGAGACCAAGTATCCGACGGACGCCGAGCGGGTTCGCTTCTTCCATGCGCTGCAGGAGCGGTTGTCCTCCATGCCGGGAGCCCAAGCCGTCTCGGCGGCCAGCCTGCCGCCCATCAGCCGTCGCAGTCAGAGCTCGAACATCTATCTGGAGGGGCAGCCGAAGCCGCTGCCCGGGCAACTGCCCGAGGCCAGTCAGCGCGTCATCTCCCCGGGCTATTTCCGGACCATGGGCATCCCCTTGCACGAGGGGCGCGATTTCAACGCGTTGGACGTGGAGGATGCGCCCCGGGTCGCGATGATCAACTCGGCCCTGGCGCGGCGCTTCTGGCCCGGAGAGTCGCCGCTGGGCAAGCGCTTCTTCACGGGAGGCACCGAGCCGTGGGAGGTCATTGGCGTCGTGGGTGACGTCCGGACGCTGTGGCGCGGGCAGGTGCGTTCATCCGTGCCGGAGTTCTACCTGCCGCTGGCGCAGGCCCCGCGTGACGCGATGGTGATGATGGTGACCGTGGGAGGGACGGGGGCGGCGGCGTCGTCGCTGGCGCTGTCCTTGCGTGAGGGAATGGCGTCGTTGGACCCCGAGCAACCACCGCCGTCGCCGCGGCCTTTGGAGGAGCTCATCGCGGAGTCGTTCGGCTCCAGGCACCTGCTGGCCGCGCTGCTGGGGTTCTTCGCGTGCGTGGCGCTGCTGCTGGCCGCCGGGGGCGTCTACGGCATCATGGCCTACTCCGTCACCCAGCGGCGCACTGAGATTGGCGTGCGCATGGCACTGGGCGCGCGGGAGGGGAGCATCTTCTGGTTGATATTGAGCCAGGCGCTGCGGCTCGCCGGGCTGGGGGTCATCATCGGCTCCGTGCTGGCGCTGGTCCTGGCGCGTGGCCTGTCGAAGTTGCTCTTCGAGGTCAGCCCCGCGGACCCGCTCGTCTTCCTCGGGACGGCTTGCGTGCTGCTCTTCGTGGCGCTGGTGGCGGGCTACGTGCCCGCCTGGCGCGCCGCGCGCGTCCCGCCCAGCATGGCCATGCGCGAGGAGTGA
- a CDS encoding aKG-HExxH-type peptide beta-hydroxylase, producing MQFQDAFTFPTPLSPETEASARELLRAQQMGQLDLLMGWVQQPERLGKLGGCATELQSLLSEAFELVERAPALAREFLEHWSTTVLLGRLLGPAVVGPGLIQCLMGNLASLLIVQRLRGEVTHGEAFFVTPRTLYCLPRGERLDVRGPGEGRLVWHFSGAECLLSAEGHAGPGLRIPLPLTGDAPVSIQPLPWSETWNVPVLDDSEMLGITGRREHAGIPDDGSTGTWRPMPLLRSTEEAFHILRELWPEVLDWARVLLPALVDMGGPENRSVRCSSSYGAGTPVFLTRVANGLEHAEDLVHELQHERMYLLLDSRAFGRWDDSRPEFVSAYRTDPRPLRGLHLGLHSFLAVNRLRLLALDRPEFKQREWRFQLLKSHRCNLLSFRTLLDFERPTPAGRVLLAQMAQALSEQHPLIERVADADMDQAFDAWMKQHFSRVAASGPVVNDAETYMDWRETAVLAARYTQHAGGAA from the coding sequence ATGCAATTCCAAGATGCATTCACGTTCCCGACGCCGTTGTCCCCCGAGACGGAAGCCTCGGCGCGGGAGCTGTTGCGTGCGCAGCAGATGGGGCAGCTCGATTTGCTCATGGGCTGGGTCCAGCAGCCAGAGCGGCTCGGGAAGTTGGGGGGATGTGCCACGGAGCTCCAGTCCCTCCTCTCCGAGGCGTTCGAACTCGTCGAGCGCGCGCCGGCGCTGGCGCGCGAGTTCCTGGAGCACTGGAGCACGACGGTGCTGCTCGGCCGCTTGCTGGGGCCCGCCGTCGTCGGGCCTGGCTTGATTCAGTGCCTGATGGGCAACCTCGCGTCCCTGCTCATCGTCCAGCGGCTGCGGGGAGAGGTGACCCACGGCGAAGCCTTCTTCGTGACGCCGCGGACCCTCTACTGCCTGCCTCGGGGTGAGCGGCTCGACGTGCGCGGCCCCGGCGAGGGGCGCCTCGTGTGGCACTTCTCTGGCGCGGAGTGTCTGCTCTCCGCCGAGGGGCACGCCGGCCCCGGGCTGCGCATCCCGCTGCCGCTCACGGGCGATGCGCCCGTGAGCATCCAGCCGCTGCCCTGGTCCGAGACCTGGAACGTTCCGGTGCTGGACGACAGCGAGATGCTCGGCATCACCGGCCGGCGCGAGCACGCGGGCATCCCGGACGATGGGAGCACGGGCACCTGGCGGCCCATGCCCCTGCTGCGAAGCACGGAGGAGGCCTTCCACATCCTGAGGGAGCTGTGGCCCGAGGTGCTCGACTGGGCCCGCGTGTTGCTCCCCGCGCTCGTCGACATGGGGGGCCCGGAGAACCGAAGCGTGCGTTGCTCGTCCTCGTATGGGGCTGGCACGCCCGTCTTCCTCACGCGCGTGGCCAACGGCCTGGAGCATGCGGAGGACCTGGTCCACGAACTGCAACACGAGCGCATGTACCTGCTGCTCGACTCGCGCGCATTCGGGCGGTGGGACGACTCACGTCCCGAGTTCGTCTCCGCCTACCGCACCGACCCTCGCCCCCTCCGGGGCTTGCATCTGGGCCTGCACTCCTTCCTGGCGGTGAACCGGCTCCGGCTGCTGGCGCTGGACAGGCCCGAGTTCAAGCAGCGGGAGTGGCGCTTCCAGTTGCTCAAATCACACCGCTGCAACCTGCTCTCCTTCCGGACCCTCCTGGACTTCGAGCGTCCCACGCCCGCAGGGCGCGTGCTCCTCGCGCAGATGGCCCAGGCCCTGAGCGAGCAGCACCCGCTCATCGAGCGCGTCGCGGATGCGGACATGGACCAGGCCTTCGATGCCTGGATGAAGCAGCACTTCTCGCGGGTGGCCGCCAGCGGCCCCGTGGTGAATGACGCCGAGACATACATGGACTGGCGCGAGACGGCAGTGCTCGCGGCCCGCTATACCCAGCACGCCGGAGGTGCCGCATGA
- a CDS encoding radical SAM protein: MRVPGLRYRDEWLPNFFPAKQVGPDHFVRLSRTGAMQLLSGAENAQLDEISMDEALFERLEQTSHLITAQNSSRVLEDLKRWHDRTYAGPGLHIVVLSKRCNLNCTYCHMNPENISADSKRFDMQPDVADAIIRFALGSPAPFLGFEFQGGEPFLNFEGMKYFVEEARRQNEAVGKRLRFSVVSNLMVATDEHIAYCKENRINVSYSLNGPEDIHDSFRVTRSGAGSFRKVMERLTHFRDRFPGVLSASPLCVVGASNAKELKRTIDFYHSEGFKDLAILKLKALGNARKEKLPFDIQDFLHYYLDALDYIYEKNRQENENYSERVVRVVLAKILQSTDTGFVDWRNPVGDFGSAITYDHDGEILPSDEARSMRSEFGLGNVKGTTYDALIRNKATFRSMNLSLRDRDPQCRECAFNPYCGVLPVLDYARTGDATPRPHASEECLQTLAVVEWVLRKLVEDPIPLLRMMPGMDAALVEMANGLPTEPSSQAMPPMLSVQSG; this comes from the coding sequence ATGAGGGTCCCAGGGTTGCGTTATCGCGACGAGTGGCTGCCCAACTTCTTCCCCGCGAAGCAGGTGGGCCCGGACCACTTCGTGCGGCTGTCCCGGACGGGCGCCATGCAGCTGCTGTCCGGCGCGGAGAATGCCCAGCTCGACGAAATCTCCATGGATGAGGCCCTGTTCGAGCGGCTCGAGCAGACCAGCCACCTCATCACCGCGCAGAACTCGTCGCGCGTGCTGGAGGACCTCAAGCGCTGGCATGACCGGACCTACGCGGGGCCGGGGCTCCATATCGTCGTGCTGTCCAAGCGGTGCAACCTCAACTGCACCTACTGCCACATGAACCCGGAGAACATCTCCGCGGATTCCAAGCGCTTCGACATGCAGCCCGACGTCGCGGATGCCATCATCCGCTTCGCGCTCGGCTCTCCGGCCCCCTTCCTGGGCTTCGAGTTCCAGGGCGGCGAGCCCTTCTTGAACTTCGAGGGCATGAAGTACTTCGTCGAGGAGGCCCGCAGGCAGAACGAAGCCGTGGGCAAGCGGCTCCGCTTCTCCGTGGTGAGCAACCTCATGGTCGCCACCGACGAGCACATCGCGTACTGCAAGGAGAACCGCATCAACGTGTCGTATTCGTTGAACGGTCCCGAGGACATTCACGACTCATTCCGAGTCACGCGGAGCGGGGCGGGCAGCTTCCGCAAGGTCATGGAGCGGTTGACCCACTTCCGCGACCGATTCCCCGGCGTGCTCAGCGCGTCGCCCCTGTGCGTGGTGGGGGCCTCCAACGCCAAGGAGTTGAAGCGCACCATCGACTTCTATCATTCGGAGGGCTTCAAGGACCTCGCCATCCTGAAGCTCAAGGCCCTGGGCAACGCCCGCAAGGAGAAGCTGCCCTTCGACATCCAGGACTTCCTCCACTACTACCTGGACGCGCTCGATTACATCTACGAGAAGAACCGCCAGGAGAACGAGAACTACTCCGAGCGCGTGGTCCGGGTCGTCCTGGCCAAGATTCTCCAGTCGACGGATACGGGCTTCGTGGACTGGCGCAACCCGGTGGGGGACTTCGGTTCGGCCATCACCTATGACCATGACGGCGAAATCCTGCCGTCGGACGAAGCCCGTTCGATGCGCTCCGAGTTCGGCTTGGGCAACGTGAAGGGGACGACCTATGACGCGCTCATCCGCAACAAGGCCACGTTCCGGTCCATGAACCTGTCGCTGCGCGATCGTGACCCGCAGTGCCGCGAGTGCGCCTTCAATCCCTACTGCGGCGTGCTGCCGGTGCTCGACTATGCCCGGACCGGGGACGCGACGCCGCGCCCCCATGCGTCCGAGGAATGCCTGCAGACGTTGGCGGTGGTGGAGTGGGTCCTGCGCAAGCTCGTGGAGGACCCCATCCCCCTGTTGCGGATGATGCCTGGAATGGACGCCGCCCTGGTGGAGATGGCCAACGGTCTGCCGACAGAGCCTTCCTCGCAGGCCATGCCGCCGATGCTGAGCGTGCAGAGCGGCTGA
- a CDS encoding glycosyltransferase family 9 protein yields MKIHEVRATTQGTERSIDAETLRQAVGACDLFVCFNTWHATGVSELLEGFPAATETVGLYRRYKQWVRSEESQHSADRLFSLAQQVDPSLRLEDFAQAPVLTAEATEAARHFRDSVPDGAKVLALHTETGARKQWPVARYRAVLDAFLTAHPEWLVLNVDYNATELAPMVHEGRVLSVPGAPLDVAMALLGACDGFLGIDSCMLHAADFFRLPSVGLFGTTSPQQWGFRFTPAFREPTGNGSMDDITEEEVLGALTDLAAGRLRPA; encoded by the coding sequence ATGAAGATTCACGAGGTCCGCGCGACCACGCAGGGCACGGAGCGGAGCATCGACGCCGAGACGCTCCGGCAGGCGGTGGGAGCCTGCGACTTGTTTGTCTGTTTCAACACCTGGCACGCGACAGGTGTCTCCGAGCTGCTCGAGGGGTTTCCGGCGGCCACCGAGACGGTGGGCCTGTATCGCCGTTACAAGCAATGGGTCCGGAGTGAAGAATCCCAGCATTCCGCGGACCGGCTCTTCTCGCTGGCCCAGCAGGTGGATCCCTCCCTGCGGCTGGAGGACTTCGCCCAGGCCCCCGTGCTGACGGCCGAGGCCACCGAGGCCGCCAGGCACTTTCGTGACAGCGTCCCCGATGGGGCCAAGGTGCTCGCGCTCCATACGGAGACCGGCGCCCGGAAACAGTGGCCCGTCGCCCGCTACCGTGCGGTGCTGGATGCCTTCCTGACAGCCCATCCCGAATGGCTCGTGCTCAACGTGGACTACAACGCCACGGAGCTGGCGCCCATGGTCCATGAGGGCCGCGTGCTGTCCGTCCCAGGCGCCCCACTCGATGTCGCCATGGCGCTGCTCGGCGCCTGTGATGGCTTCCTCGGCATCGACTCCTGCATGCTGCACGCGGCGGACTTCTTCCGGCTCCCATCGGTGGGCCTGTTCGGAACGACCTCCCCCCAGCAATGGGGCTTCCGTTTCACTCCGGCCTTCCGCGAGCCCACCGGGAACGGGAGCATGGACGACATCACCGAGGAAGAAGTCCTCGGCGCGCTCACGGACCTCGCCGCCGGGCGGCTGCGCCCCGCCTGA